The following are encoded together in the Daphnia magna isolate NIES linkage group LG8, ASM2063170v1.1, whole genome shotgun sequence genome:
- the LOC116928381 gene encoding uncharacterized protein LOC116928381 isoform X2, with translation MGNHQRTLFSSCFTSTRKRTLRVSAMYYEVEKIIDKKLVAEKKGQKRVWYFVKFKGYPPEANEWVSAKHSRMERLVREFHAAQKAATVLQNSPPPSSSPLPDPNLPGKKNKKKRKKPEKNVLRRGKCYVCKQKGHRSKFCQQIV, from the exons ATGGGCAATCATCAAAGGACCCTCTTCAGTTCGTGTTTCACCTCGACTAGGAAAAGAACATTAAGAGTTAGTGCAATGTATTACGAAGTAGAAAAAATCATTGACAaaaa ATTAGTTGCTGAGAAAAAGGGACAAAAACGCGTCTggtattttgttaaatttaaaGGTTACCCCCCCGAAGCCAACGAATGGGTTTCGGCAAAACATTCCAGAATGGAAAGATTAGTCCGGGAGTTTCATGCAGCGCAAAAAGCTGCTACAGTGCT ACAGAATTCTCCACCCCCTTCTTCCTCACCCTTGCCTGACCCCAACCTTCCAgggaagaaaaataagaaaaaaaggaagaagccGGAAAAAAATGTGCTTAGGCGTGGCAAATGCTATGTG tgcaAACAGAAAGGACATCGGTCCAAATTTTGTCaacaaattgtttaa
- the LOC116928381 gene encoding uncharacterized protein LOC116928381 isoform X1, with product MGNHQRTLFSSCFTSTRKRTLRVSAMYYEVEKIIDKKLVAEKKGQKRVWYFVKFKGYPPEANEWVSAKHSRMERLVREFHAAQKAATVLILHPLLPHPCLTPTFQGRKIRKKGRSRKKMCLGVANAMCANRKDIGPNFVNKLFNFFTFYYIFL from the exons ATGGGCAATCATCAAAGGACCCTCTTCAGTTCGTGTTTCACCTCGACTAGGAAAAGAACATTAAGAGTTAGTGCAATGTATTACGAAGTAGAAAAAATCATTGACAaaaa ATTAGTTGCTGAGAAAAAGGGACAAAAACGCGTCTggtattttgttaaatttaaaGGTTACCCCCCCGAAGCCAACGAATGGGTTTCGGCAAAACATTCCAGAATGGAAAGATTAGTCCGGGAGTTTCATGCAGCGCAAAAAGCTGCTACAGTGCT AATTCTCCACCCCCTTCTTCCTCACCCTTGCCTGACCCCAACCTTCCAgggaagaaaaataagaaaaaaaggaagaagccGGAAAAAAATGTGCTTAGGCGTGGCAAATGCTATGTG tgcaAACAGAAAGGACATCGGTCCAAATTTTGTCaacaaattgtttaatttttttactttttattatatttttttatga